CGCGCCCTCACCGAGCTCGCCGACCGGCTCGGTCTCGAACAGGCGCCGCTCCGCATCGAGTGCTACGACATCTCGAACCTTGGGCCGACCGACACCGTCGGGTCGATGGTGGTCTTCGAGGACGGCCTGCCGAAGCGATCGGATTACCGGCGTTTCCGTATCAAGGGCGTCGTGGGTCAGGACGATTTCGCTTCCATGGAAGAGATGCTGCGTCGGCGCTTCACGCGTCTGCTCGAGGAACGTGCCGAGTCGCCTGCCCCCGGCCGGCGGTTCTCCTACGCGCCCGCCCTGGTCGTCGTCGACGGGGGCCGCGGACAGCTCAGCATGGCGTCGAGGGTGCTGGGAGAGCTCGGGCTGCAGATCCCACACATCGGACTCGCGAAGCGGCTCGAGGAGGTCTACTTCCCCGATCACCCCGACCCCCTGATGATCCCGCGCGGCTCCGAGGCCCTCTTCGTGCTCCAGCACCTGCGCGACGAGGCGCATCGATTCGCGGTCACCTACCACCGGCAGAAGCGTGAGAAGCGCGCGCTCAGTTCGCCCCTCGACGACGTGCCAGGCGTCGGACCCGCCAGGAAGAAGGCCTTGCTGAAGCGGTTCGGATCGCTGGCACGACTGCGCCGTGCCGAGCCCGAACAGATCGCCGAGACGCCCGGGATCGGTCCGGAGCTCGCCGCCGCGATCCACGAGCGCCTCCATGAGCCTGAGCCGTCCCCGCGGCCGCTCGTCCGCGAGCCCGGTCTCGACCGGAAGGTCAGCGCATGACGACCTCGGCGACGCCGGCCCCGGTCGCCGACGCCTCGGTGGCGGGCCCCGGCTTCTTGTTGATCACGGGGCTCTCCGGCGCGGGGCGCTCCGAAGCCGCGCACTCGCTCGAGGACCTCGGATACTTCGTTGTCGACAACCTCCCGCCGGCGCTGCTCCCCACGATGGCCGAGCTGGTCTCGCGGCCGGGGGGTCCGACGCGCATCGCCATCGTGGTCGACGCCCGCGGGGGCGTGTTCTTCGGGGAACTGTCGAAGGCCCTCGACGAGCTGAAGCAGCTGCGGGTCGACTACCGGATCCTCTTCCTCGAGGCCGCCGACGAGGACCTCGTGAACCGCTACGAGGCGACCCGGCGGCGTCATCCGCTCGCGCCCGCCGACCGCGTGGTCGAGGGCATCCGCAAGGAACGACTCATGATGGAGAGCCTGCGGGGTGACGCCGACCTGATCATCGACACCACCGGGCTCACGCCTCATCGCCTCCGCGATCGCATCCGCGACGCCTTCTCCGAGGCTCCGCCCGAGCAAGGCCTGCAGGTCTCGGTCACCTCGTTCGGGTTCAAGTACGGCACGCCGCGCGACGCCGACATCGTGCTCGACGTCCGGTTCCTGCCCAACCCCTACTGGGTCGAGGAGCTCCGACCGCTGCCGGGCACCGACGAGCGGGTTCGTGACTACGTGCAGTGGCAGGACCAGTACCGGGCGTTCATGGAACGGCTCGAGGCCCTGCTCGAGGTCGTCGTGCCGGGCTACGTCGCCGAGGGCAAGTCCTACCTCACCTGCGCCGTAGGGTGCACGGGCGGACGACACCGATCGGTGGTGGTCTCCGAGGAGCTCGGCAGGTACTTCGCGGATCGGGGCATCCCGGTGACGGTCGCCCATCGCGATCTCGCACGGAACTGACGGGCCGTCCGGCCCGTGCCGCGTTCGGAGGGTGCTGACTAGGATGGGACCCGCAACGACCAGCAGATCCCGGCTGCTCGAGGAGGATCCCCATGAGTGTGAAGATCGGCATCAACGGATTCGGTCGAATCGGGCGCAACTTCTTCCGTGCCGCGAAACAGCGCGGCCTCGACTTCGACTTCGTGGGGGTCAACGACCTCGGTGACGCCCCCACGATGGCGCACCTGCTGAAGTACGACTCGGTGCACGGGCGCTATCCGGGCGAGGTCGCCGTCGGCCCCAACGGACTCGTGATCGACGGCGACGAGCTCCGTGTGCTCGCCGAGCGCAACCCCGCCGACCTTCCCTGGAAAGACCTCGGCGCCGAGATCGTGATCGAGTCGACCGGCATCTTCACCGATCGTGACAGGGCGGCGGCCCACCTCGAGGCGGGCGCCCAGAAGGTGATCATCAGCGCCCCGGCCAAGAACGAGGACCTCACGGTCGTCCTCGGCGTGAACGACGACGCGTACGACCCGGCGACTCACCACGTGATCTCGAACGCCTCGTGCACGACGAACTGCGTCGCCCCGATGGCCAAGGTGCTCGACGACGCGTTCGGCATCGAGCAGGGGTTCATGACCACCGTGCATGCCTACACCAACGACCAGAGCATCCTCGACCTGCCGCACAAGGACCTGCGGCGCGCCCGGGCGGCGGCCGTGAACATCATCCCGACCTCGACCGGAGCCGCGAAGGCCACCGGCCTCGTGCTGCCACACTTGAAGGGCAAGCTCGACGGCATGGCGATGCGGGTGCCCGTGCCCGACGGATCGGTCACTGACCTCGTCGTCACGGTCTCGCGCGACGTCACGGTCGACGAGGTGAAGGCGGCGTTCCAGGCGGCGGCCGACGAGGGCCCGCTCGCCGGCAAGCTCGTCTACACCGAGGACCCCATCGTTTCCAGCGACATCGTCGGCAGCCAGGCGTCGTGCACGTTCGACGCGAGCGCCACGATGGTGATGGGCAACGTCGTGAAGGCAGTCGGCTGGTACGACAACGAGTGGGGTTACTCGAGCCGCCTCGTGGACCTCGCCGCGCTCGTCGGGGCGACGATCTGACGCGCCCCCGCCGGACGTCGCCGTGACGCTTCGCACGCTTGACGACCTCGGCGACGTTGACGGCTCGCGCGTCTTCGTGCGGTCGGATTTCAACGTGCCGCTCGACGCCGGCGCGGTGGCCGACGACGCCCGCATCGTCGCGACGCTCCCCACGATCCGTGAGCTCCGCGAGCGTGGCGCCTCGGTTGCGCTCGCGTCCCACCTCGGCCGCCCGAAGGGCGAGGTGCGCGGCGAGCTTCGGCTCGCACCCGTCGGTGCGCGGCTGGCCGAGCTGATCGGGGAACCGGTGGTTTCGCTCCCAGAGACCGCTCCCGCGGCGCTTCCCGACGACCCCATCGTGCTGCTCGAGAACCTCCGGTTCGATCCGGGCGAGGAAGCCGACGACCCGATCTTCGCCGGGCGGCTCGCCGACCTCGCCGACGCCTACGTCGACGATGCGTTCGGCGCCGCCCACCGCTCGCACGCGAGCGTGTCCGCGCTGCCCGAACTCATGCTCGCCAGCGGCCGACCGGCGGTGGCGGGCAGGCTGATGCAGCGCGAGGTCGAGGTGCTCTCCCGACTGCTCCGCGACCCTGTCCGACCGTACGTGGCGATCCTCGGCGGGGCGAAGGTGAGCGACAAGCTCGCCGTGATCGAGTCGTTGATCGACCGGGTCGACGTGCTGCTGATCGGCGGCGCGATGGCGTTCACACTCATCGCCGCCGACGGGGGCGAGATCGGCACGAGCCTCTGCGAACGGGAGCGGTTCGACGAGGTGCGCGCGGCCAGGGCGAGGGCGCGCGAGCGCGGGGTCCTCGTCGAGGTGCCGCAGGATGTGGTCGCCGCCGCCGACGCGTCCATCCAGGCTGATCGTCGCACCGTGCCGGCCGCGGAGATCCCGCGCGGCATGATGGGTCTCGACATCGGGCCGAAGACGGTCGAGGAGTACGCACGCATCATCGCCGACGCCAAGACGATCCTCTGGAACGGTCCGATGGGCGTGTTCGAACTCGAGCCGTTCAGCGCGGGCACGCGGGGGGTGGCGACGGCGGTCGCGCACGCCGACGCGTTCAGCGTGGTGGGCGGCGGGGATTCCCTGCTGGCCGTGAAGAAAGCCGAGCTGGCCGACGCGTTCGACCACCTGTCCACCGGGGGCGGTGCCTCGCTCGAGTTCCTCGAGGGTCGCTCGTTGCCCGGTATCACGATCCTGGAGGACCGTCCGTGACCGCGACCCCGCCCACCGAACGACGCCCGATCATCGCCGCGAACTGGAAGATGCACAAGACGCACCTCGAGGCGATCCAGGCCGTCCAGAAGCTGAGCTACCTGCTCGACAAGGACGACGCCGAGCGCGTCGAGGTCGTGATCTGCCCGGCGTTCACCTCGTTGCGATCGGTGGAGACGCTGATCGAGTCCGACAAGCTCCCGTACGGCCTCGGCGCGCAGAACGTGTCCTTCGAGGAACAAGGTGCGTTCACCGGCGAGGTCTCGCCCCTGATGCTGGAGGCCCTGAGGATCCGGTACGTGATCGTCGGCCACTCCGAGCGTCGCCAGCTGTTCCGCGAGGACGACCTCGTCGTGAACAAGAAGGCGCGTGCGGTTCTCAAGCACGGTATGACGCCGATCCTCTGCGTCGGCGAGACCCTCGAGGAGCGCGACGCCGACGGCACGGAGACGAAGGTCGCCCAGCAGATCCGGCGCGGCTTCGACCACGTCGACGCCCAGCAGGCGGCGACAATGGTCGTTGCCTACGAACCGATCTGGGCGATCGGCACGGGCCGGCACGCCGATGCCGCCGACGCCGGGCGTGTGGTCGAGGTGATCCGTTCCTCCCTGGCTGACCGCTACGACGACACCGTCGCCCACGCCGTTCGTGTGCAGTACGGGGGAAGCGTGAAGCCCGGCAACATCCGCGAGTTCATGGCGCATCCCGAGATCGACGGCGCGCTCGTGGGCGGTGCGAGTCTCGACCCAGAGGATCTGGCGCTGATCGTGAAGTACCGCTAACACAGGAAGGACCAGCGTGAGCACGCTCCTGTACGTCTGCCTCGACGGGCTCGGCGACGATCCGATCCCCGCGCTCGACCATCGCACCCCGCTCGAGGCCGCGGAGACCCCCAACCTCGATGCGCTCGCCGCCCGGGGCGCGACCGGCACCGTCGTGACGGTCGGCCCCGGCATCGCCCCGGAGTCCGACATCGGCGTGTTCGGCATCCTCGGCTACGACCCCAACGAGGAGCACCCTGGCCGGGGCGTGCTCGAGGCGCTCGGCATCGGCATGGACTTCCGAGACGGCGACCTCGCCTACCGCATCAACTTCGCGACGGCGTCCTGGCCCGAGATCGTCGACCGGCGGGTCGGGCGAGACCTCTCCAGCGATGAGGCCCACGCGCTGGCCGACGAGGTGAACCGCACGCTGCGCCTCGACGGCGCTTCATTCGACCTGCGGGCGACGATCGAGCACCGCGGGGCGCTCGTGATCCGCACCGACGACGGCGTCGCGCTGTCGGCGAACGTCACGAACACCGATCCGGCCTACGAACGTCGGGGACACCTCGGGGTCGCGCTCGAGACGTTCGAGCCGGTCGTCGCCACGGCCATGGCCCTCGATGCCACCCCTGGCGCCGAACGGGCTGCCGAGCTCACGAACGCGTTCGTGGAGGGTTCCGCTCGGATCCTCGATGGAAGCCAGACCAACGACCGCCGGCGCGCCGACGGGAAGCTCCCCGGAAACCTGATCCTCACACGCGACGGGGGCGATCGCCGCCCCACCCTCGAATCGATCGCGGACCGGTTCGGCATGCCGTGGGGGTGTTTCGTGGAGATGCCGGTCGAGCGGGGCATCTCGATGGCGCTCGGCATGCAGCCGGTCGACGCACCCCGCCTCGACGCCACCGGGTTCGGTCCCGTCGCCGAGGAGCGGTACGCCGAGTGGGCCCACCTCGCGGCCGACGCGCTCGGCGACTTCCAGGCCCTCTACGTCCACATCAAGGGGCCGGACGTTCCCGCCCACGACGGACGGGCCGAGGACAAGCGCGACGTCATCTCCGCGATCGATCGGGCGTTCTTCGGCGAAGTGCTCCCGCGGCTCGGCCCCGAGACCGTCGTCGCGGTCACGGCCGACCACGCGACGTCGTGCCTGCGCAAGGCGCACACCGCCGATCCGGTCCCCCTGCTCGCGAGCGGCCGCCGGGTGACCCCCGACGGCACCTCCTCGTTCGGCGAACGGGCATGCGCCACCGGCTCGCTCGGCGAGTTGCTGGGTCCGCAGATCCTGCCGAGGCTCAGCGCCCTGGTCCGAGACTGACCGCGAGGATCGCGCAGGATTGCGGATTCCTGCCCCGTTTCGCGCGCGCGCACTGCCCGTACCCTGCGGGATCGCCCCGAACCGCGTTGCCGTCGGGTCCGAAGGGGCCTATCATCCGCGCCGGTGAGCGACGACCGACACGATGCACCGGGCGACGACCACGGGTCACTGCTGGCTCCGGGTACCTCCGGCACGCGGCCCGGCCTGGGCAAGGAGGCCCAATTCGTCGAGGAAGCGTTCGTCGACACCGGCGAACCCGGCACCGAGATCTTCAGGGAAGACATCGGCCGCTCCCCGTGGCAGATCTTCTGGCGGCAGTTCCGTCGCGATCGGTGGGCGCTCGTCGGCATCGTCGTGATCTTCCTGATGATCGTCCTGGCGATCTTGGCCCCGCTGTCGGTTCGTCTGACCGGTCACGAACCGAACTTCGTGAACCTCGACGCGCTCGACTCGTTCGGCCTGCCCGGGGCTCCGTCGTGGTGGCCGTGCCCGGAGGGCGCCGCCGACGCGCCGGTCGTGATCGAGGGCGGCCAGGTCTCGGTGACGAGCGAGGGCTGCACCGCCGTTCCCGGGTACTACATGGGCGTCGACTCAACGGGTCGAGACCTCTTCGTCCGCATCCTCTACGGCGCTCGGACGTCACTGGTCATCGCGTTCGCTGCCACCGGCATCGCACTCGTCATCGGCACGGTGCTGGGCGTGATCTCGGGGTTCTTCCGGGGCAAGACCGACACGTTCATCTCCAGGCTCACCGACGTCGTGCTGTCGCTCCCCATCCTGCTGCTGGCGCTCGGGCTCGCGTCTGCGTGCGGCGCGAGCGCCGAAGGCTGCCTCGGCGGCCTGATCAAGCCGGGTCTCTTGCTCGTCAGCTTGATCATCGGCCTGTTCAGCTGGCCGTACATCTCCCGCATCATCCGCGGACAGGTGCTCTCGCTTCGTGAGAAGGAGTTCGTGGAGGCGTCGCGATCACTGGGCTCAACCAACTGGCGCATCATGGCCCGCGAGATCCTGCCGAACGTGGCGGCCCCGTTGATCGTCTACACGACGTTGATCATCCCCTCGAACATCTTGTTCGAGGCAGGCTTGTCGTTCCTCGGTGTCGGCGTGCCCGACACGACCCCCTCGTGGGGAGCGATGCTCAGCCAGTCCGCCAGCGCGTTCCGATACGCGGTCTGGCTCATGATCTTCCCGGGCATCGCGCTGTTCATGACCACCCTGGCGTTCAACCTGGTGGGTGACGGGCTTCGCGACGCACTCGATCCTCGGACGCAGGCGTGAACGTACTTCCCAAGGGGTGCGGAACCCGCGGTGAGAGAGGGCGACGGGGGGACGATCGACATCCGCATCGAAGACATGCACCGAGAGACACGAGAAGGGGGTCCCGCACATGGATCGAAGACTGAGGGTGATAGCGCTGGTCGCGGTGCTCGGCCTCGTCGCCGCGGCGTGCGGCGGTGACGAAGAGACCGGCCAGGACACCACGACGACCGCGGCAGCGGCGAGTGATCTCAGCGGTGGCACGCTGAAGCTGGCGCAGACGGCAGATGTCGATGTGGCGTTCGACCCAACGCGTTCCTACTACTCGGTCACATGGCAGTACTACCGCTGCTGCCTGCTGCGTACGCTGATGTCGTTCAACGGCAAGCCCACCGAGGAGGGCGGAGCGGAGGCACGACCGGACCTTGCGGCAGCGGAGCCCGAGGTGTCGGCCGACGGGTTGACGTGGACGTTCTCCATCAAGCCAGGGATCAACTACGCGCCGCCTTTCGACGACGTGGCGATCACGGCGAACGACTTCATCACGGCGCTCAAGCGCACGGCGGACCCGAAGACGAGCGTCGGAGGTTACTCCTTCTATTACTCGGTCATCGAGGGGTTCGACGACTACGGTGACGGCAAGGCCGACGAGATCTCCGGACTCACGGCGGTCGATGATCAGACCCTCGAGGTCACGCTGACCGCGCCTGCCGGCGACCTCCCCTACCGCTTCACGATGCCGGCGACTGCCCCGATCCCCCCGCTCGACGGCGAGGAATTCGGGGTCGCGACTGGCCACGACAAAGACTACGGGCGCTTCCTGGTGGCGTCCGGACCCTACATGTTCAAGGGATCGGAGGCCCTCGACTTCTCCGTTCCGGCTAAGGACCAGGAGCCGGTCGCCGGCTACATCCCTGGCCGGTCGATCGAACTCGTCCGAAACCCGTCGTGGAGCGCTGACACCGATGAACTCCGGCTGGCGTACCCCGACGAGATCACCACCGAGATCGGCGGAGAGAACGACGACCTCTACAACAAGGTCGAGCAGGGCGCGATCGACCTCGTCGTCGACGGCATCGTCCCGTCGGAGAAGCTCAGGGCCTACCAGACCGACC
This Actinomycetota bacterium DNA region includes the following protein-coding sequences:
- the rapZ gene encoding RNase adapter RapZ produces the protein MTTSATPAPVADASVAGPGFLLITGLSGAGRSEAAHSLEDLGYFVVDNLPPALLPTMAELVSRPGGPTRIAIVVDARGGVFFGELSKALDELKQLRVDYRILFLEAADEDLVNRYEATRRRHPLAPADRVVEGIRKERLMMESLRGDADLIIDTTGLTPHRLRDRIRDAFSEAPPEQGLQVSVTSFGFKYGTPRDADIVLDVRFLPNPYWVEELRPLPGTDERVRDYVQWQDQYRAFMERLEALLEVVVPGYVAEGKSYLTCAVGCTGGRHRSVVVSEELGRYFADRGIPVTVAHRDLARN
- the gap gene encoding type I glyceraldehyde-3-phosphate dehydrogenase, yielding MSVKIGINGFGRIGRNFFRAAKQRGLDFDFVGVNDLGDAPTMAHLLKYDSVHGRYPGEVAVGPNGLVIDGDELRVLAERNPADLPWKDLGAEIVIESTGIFTDRDRAAAHLEAGAQKVIISAPAKNEDLTVVLGVNDDAYDPATHHVISNASCTTNCVAPMAKVLDDAFGIEQGFMTTVHAYTNDQSILDLPHKDLRRARAAAVNIIPTSTGAAKATGLVLPHLKGKLDGMAMRVPVPDGSVTDLVVTVSRDVTVDEVKAAFQAAADEGPLAGKLVYTEDPIVSSDIVGSQASCTFDASATMVMGNVVKAVGWYDNEWGYSSRLVDLAALVGATI
- a CDS encoding phosphoglycerate kinase — translated: MTLRTLDDLGDVDGSRVFVRSDFNVPLDAGAVADDARIVATLPTIRELRERGASVALASHLGRPKGEVRGELRLAPVGARLAELIGEPVVSLPETAPAALPDDPIVLLENLRFDPGEEADDPIFAGRLADLADAYVDDAFGAAHRSHASVSALPELMLASGRPAVAGRLMQREVEVLSRLLRDPVRPYVAILGGAKVSDKLAVIESLIDRVDVLLIGGAMAFTLIAADGGEIGTSLCERERFDEVRAARARARERGVLVEVPQDVVAAADASIQADRRTVPAAEIPRGMMGLDIGPKTVEEYARIIADAKTILWNGPMGVFELEPFSAGTRGVATAVAHADAFSVVGGGDSLLAVKKAELADAFDHLSTGGGASLEFLEGRSLPGITILEDRP
- the tpiA gene encoding triose-phosphate isomerase; the encoded protein is MTATPPTERRPIIAANWKMHKTHLEAIQAVQKLSYLLDKDDAERVEVVICPAFTSLRSVETLIESDKLPYGLGAQNVSFEEQGAFTGEVSPLMLEALRIRYVIVGHSERRQLFREDDLVVNKKARAVLKHGMTPILCVGETLEERDADGTETKVAQQIRRGFDHVDAQQAATMVVAYEPIWAIGTGRHADAADAGRVVEVIRSSLADRYDDTVAHAVRVQYGGSVKPGNIREFMAHPEIDGALVGGASLDPEDLALIVKYR
- the apgM gene encoding 2,3-bisphosphoglycerate-independent phosphoglycerate mutase, yielding MSTLLYVCLDGLGDDPIPALDHRTPLEAAETPNLDALAARGATGTVVTVGPGIAPESDIGVFGILGYDPNEEHPGRGVLEALGIGMDFRDGDLAYRINFATASWPEIVDRRVGRDLSSDEAHALADEVNRTLRLDGASFDLRATIEHRGALVIRTDDGVALSANVTNTDPAYERRGHLGVALETFEPVVATAMALDATPGAERAAELTNAFVEGSARILDGSQTNDRRRADGKLPGNLILTRDGGDRRPTLESIADRFGMPWGCFVEMPVERGISMALGMQPVDAPRLDATGFGPVAEERYAEWAHLAADALGDFQALYVHIKGPDVPAHDGRAEDKRDVISAIDRAFFGEVLPRLGPETVVAVTADHATSCLRKAHTADPVPLLASGRRVTPDGTSSFGERACATGSLGELLGPQILPRLSALVRD
- a CDS encoding ABC transporter permease → MSDDRHDAPGDDHGSLLAPGTSGTRPGLGKEAQFVEEAFVDTGEPGTEIFREDIGRSPWQIFWRQFRRDRWALVGIVVIFLMIVLAILAPLSVRLTGHEPNFVNLDALDSFGLPGAPSWWPCPEGAADAPVVIEGGQVSVTSEGCTAVPGYYMGVDSTGRDLFVRILYGARTSLVIAFAATGIALVIGTVLGVISGFFRGKTDTFISRLTDVVLSLPILLLALGLASACGASAEGCLGGLIKPGLLLVSLIIGLFSWPYISRIIRGQVLSLREKEFVEASRSLGSTNWRIMAREILPNVAAPLIVYTTLIIPSNILFEAGLSFLGVGVPDTTPSWGAMLSQSASAFRYAVWLMIFPGIALFMTTLAFNLVGDGLRDALDPRTQA
- a CDS encoding ABC transporter substrate-binding protein; the protein is MDRRLRVIALVAVLGLVAAACGGDEETGQDTTTTAAAASDLSGGTLKLAQTADVDVAFDPTRSYYSVTWQYYRCCLLRTLMSFNGKPTEEGGAEARPDLAAAEPEVSADGLTWTFSIKPGINYAPPFDDVAITANDFITALKRTADPKTSVGGYSFYYSVIEGFDDYGDGKADEISGLTAVDDQTLEVTLTAPAGDLPYRFTMPATAPIPPLDGEEFGVATGHDKDYGRFLVASGPYMFKGSEALDFSVPAKDQEPVAGYIPGRSIELVRNPSWSADTDELRLAYPDEITTEIGGENDDLYNKVEQGAIDLVVDGIVPSEKLRAYQTDPELQNRLKVYSADGVYYVSFNLAMPPFDDVHVRKAFNWIFDKEGFRQLRGGETTGELAGHNIINSITGNINAEYDPYATPNGAGDVEKAKEEMAQSKYDSDGDGVCDDPACEGILTMTDREDPYPKQAALMQQFLEPIGISLDVKELERTVMYNKCNDMNERVAFCAGPGWFKDYADGYTFGNPLFTSDGLWESCCNYSGLGASADQLSEWGYDVTEVPSVDDKADECTAATGDDRVQCWAELDQQLMEEVVPWVPYLFFNQVDLLSPNVTNYSFDQSAGLAAFDQLAVVGSGNMTSG